In a genomic window of Diabrotica undecimpunctata isolate CICGRU chromosome 2, icDiaUnde3, whole genome shotgun sequence:
- the LOC140435273 gene encoding H/ACA ribonucleoprotein complex subunit 3-like produces MYLMYYLNEDGTRVYTLKKTDPSGKPTLSAHPARFSPEDSYSKQRIIMKSRHNLLPTQQPAPVY; encoded by the exons atgtaTTTAATGTACTACTTAAACGAAGATGGAACCCGTGTTTACACATTAAAG AAAACAGATCCATCAGGAAAGCCCACATTGTCTGCTCACCCTGCTAGGTTTTCTCCTGAGGATAGTTATTCCAAGCAAAGAATAATAATGAAGAGTAGACATAATCTGCTACCAACACAACAACCTGCTCCAGTATATTAA
- the LOC140433587 gene encoding uncharacterized protein, whose amino-acid sequence MRIPHTVDPLIVDLHKPPAECLNLVGEDKRLIIAEDLSWNEHHVPTLADLCVKRIADRFEEKPYFLELPCEDKDHLLELLSTNIQLEIAIPLIDDEYYWKRRYNDHFGIITRRKPYPWTWKHLYIEREVQRLIENAEPQYADEEDMEILELCAPYVKRIFVTQLKLWKPPLTADKEDIPDVWPIDHINFIFITPKLPLVEEFDIVFGMNDVKEDFNWNMFKITVLDCQRLGKAILDLKNLKILRIHRSNIEDRHCQALMQNLIKNKTIVELDLSNCKIGDQGALCIAKFLMNHQLLRKLVLTNNLIGQIGAEGIGFALCQNSCPPLETLILTLNPLKHEGVMGILRALVRCAVPKELSLSTCQFGCETPDKLSKMLKWNDTLKVLDVSSNWFGKEGGEMLIEYLEHNTTLEWMDTRMTDITPEQHVVIRKYLRRNRNECMSEVDPEDLDGLEEESEDEDVFSEMSDVCRAY is encoded by the exons atgcGAATCCCCCACACCGTCGATCCGCTGATAGTAGACTTACATAAACCTCCTGCAGAATGTTTAAATTTAGTCGGTGAAGATAAACGATTAATTATAGCCGAGGATTTAAGCTGGAATGAACATCATGTACCAACCTTAGCAGATTTGTGCGTCAAGAGAATTGCGGATCGGTTCGAGGAAAAGCCCTATTTTCTAGAGCTACCGTGTGAGGACAAAGATCATCTTTTGGAATTGCTTTCTACGAATATTCAGCTTGAAATAGCGATACCGTTGATAGAT GACGAATATTACTGGAAGCGCCGATACAACGACCACTTTGGCATAATCACTCGGCGTAAACCATACCCGTGGACTTGGAAACATCTCTACATAGAACGAGAAGTCCAGCGACTTATAGAGAATGCAGAACCCCAATACGCGGATGAAGAAGATATGGAAATCTTAGAGCTGTGTGCTCCTTATGTAAAAAGAATTTTTGTCACACAGTTGAAGCTTTGGAAACCTCCCTTAACGGCCGacaaagaagatattccagatgTGTGGCCTATCGAtcacattaattttatttttataacaccCAAGCTGCCGCTTGTCGAAGAGTTTGATATAGTGTTTG GTATGAACGATGTCAAAGAAGACTTCAACTGGAACATGTTTAAAATAACAGTCTTGGACTGCCAACGTCTCGGCAAAGCCATTCTTGATTTGAAGAACTTAAAAATACTGCGAATTCACAGAAGCAATATCGAAGACAGGCATTGCCAAGCCCTCATGCAAAAccttattaaaaacaaaactatAGTAGAACTAGATTTGTCGAACTGCAAAATTGGCGATCAAGGCGCTCTGTGCATCGCAAAATTTCTGATGAATCATCAATTATTGAGGAAATTGGTTTTGACAAATAATTTGATTGGACAAATTGGAGCTGAAGGAATCG GTTTCGCTCTCTGTCAAAATTCATGCCCACCTTTAGAAACTTTAATCCTAACACTAAATCCTTTAAAGCATGAGGGAGTGATGGGCATCTTGAGAGCGCTAGTGAGATGTGCTGTTCCGAAAGAGCTGTCATTGAGTACATGCCAATTTGGTTGTGAAACACCGGATAAACTTAGCAAGATGTTAAAATGGAATGATACGCTTAAAGTGTTGGACGTCAGCAGCAATTGGTTTGGAAAAGAAGGCGGAGAG ATGCTGATTGAATATCTAGAACATAACACAACTTTGGAATGGATGGACACGCGAATGACAGATATAACACCAGAACAACATGTCGTCATAAGGAAGTATTTAAGGAGGAACCGTAATGAGTGTATGTCAGAAGTTGATCCAGAAGATCTCGATGGCCTAGAAGAAGAAAGTGAGGATGAAGATGTTTTCAGTGAAATGAGTGATGTTTGTAGAGCATATTAG